A region from the Tahibacter amnicola genome encodes:
- the gluQRS gene encoding tRNA glutamyl-Q(34) synthetase GluQRS — translation MKSPPVAPYRGRFAPSPTGQLHFGSLVAAVGSWLRARACGGTWLIRVEDIDPPREIAGAADHILATLAAFGMTSDEPVLWQHDREVAYAQALEQLTAQGVAFPCWCSRTDLAASGGLHQGPCRAAPDPERRPAWRARVPQHRVQFDDVLYGPFGQNLAQEVGDFVIRRVEGYFAYQLAVVVDDAAQGITEVVRGADLLDSTPRQIWLQEVLALPQPAYLHLPLAMGPDGRKLSKQDRSRPVDGSDPLPALHAALAFLGVSLPAATLCRSPESVLRDAIDRFEIKAIPRPLRDVQAQDALQ, via the coding sequence ATGAAATCTCCTCCGGTCGCGCCCTATCGCGGGCGCTTCGCCCCCTCCCCGACGGGCCAGCTTCACTTTGGATCACTGGTTGCCGCGGTCGGCAGCTGGTTGCGCGCACGCGCCTGCGGCGGCACCTGGCTGATCCGGGTAGAGGACATCGATCCGCCTCGCGAGATCGCCGGGGCCGCGGATCACATCCTGGCGACCCTGGCAGCGTTCGGAATGACCTCGGACGAGCCTGTCCTGTGGCAGCACGACCGCGAGGTCGCCTATGCGCAGGCCCTGGAGCAGCTCACGGCGCAGGGGGTGGCCTTCCCCTGCTGGTGCAGCCGCACCGACCTGGCCGCCAGCGGCGGTCTCCACCAGGGCCCGTGCAGGGCTGCCCCGGACCCGGAACGACGCCCCGCGTGGCGCGCCCGCGTGCCGCAGCACCGGGTTCAGTTTGACGATGTCCTGTACGGACCGTTCGGGCAGAACCTGGCGCAGGAGGTAGGCGATTTTGTGATCCGTCGGGTCGAGGGCTATTTCGCCTACCAGCTGGCCGTGGTGGTGGACGACGCGGCGCAGGGCATCACCGAGGTGGTACGGGGTGCAGACCTGCTCGACTCGACCCCACGCCAGATCTGGCTGCAGGAGGTTCTGGCGCTGCCGCAGCCGGCCTACCTTCACCTCCCGCTGGCGATGGGCCCGGACGGCCGCAAACTGAGCAAGCAGGATCGCTCGCGGCCCGTCGACGGTTCCGATCCACTGCCTGCCTTGCACGCCGCCCTGGCGTTCCTGGGTGTGTCGCTGCCGGCAGCGACACTGTGCCGCAGCCCCGAAAGCGTGCTGCGCGATGCAATTGATCGATTTGAAATCAAGGCGATACCCCGGCCCCTGCGCGATGTGCAGGCGCAAGATGCCCTGCAATGA
- the htpX gene encoding protease HtpX: protein MRIILFLATNIAVLALLTIVIKLFGLDAGSTRNLQSLLFMAAILGMGGSFISLALSKWMAKNATGAHVITQPQNEVEAWLVDTVRRHAQGAGIGMPEVAIYEGPEMNAFATGMSKDNALVAVSTGLLRNMDRQEVDAVLGHEVSHVANGDMVTLALLQGVLNTFVVFLARIVGSIVDGFLRGGREEGGTGIGYFLTVIVAQIVLGLFATMIVMWFSRFREFRADAGGARLAGKGAMIAALQRLADGRGDNTLPKEISAFGVSGNWGRLFSSHPPIEERIEALRRAA, encoded by the coding sequence ATGCGAATTATCTTGTTCCTGGCGACCAATATCGCTGTACTGGCGCTGCTGACCATTGTCATCAAGCTGTTCGGGCTGGATGCCGGCAGCACGCGCAACCTGCAGTCACTGCTGTTCATGGCCGCGATCCTCGGCATGGGCGGTTCGTTCATCTCGCTGGCGCTGTCCAAATGGATGGCCAAGAACGCTACCGGCGCGCATGTCATCACGCAGCCGCAGAACGAGGTCGAGGCGTGGCTCGTCGACACCGTGCGCCGTCACGCCCAGGGCGCCGGCATCGGCATGCCGGAAGTGGCCATCTACGAGGGCCCCGAAATGAATGCCTTTGCGACCGGCATGTCGAAGGACAACGCCCTGGTCGCCGTATCAACGGGCCTGCTGCGCAACATGGACCGGCAGGAGGTCGATGCCGTCCTGGGCCACGAAGTCAGCCACGTGGCAAATGGCGACATGGTGACGCTGGCGCTGCTGCAAGGCGTACTCAATACGTTTGTCGTCTTCCTGGCACGAATCGTCGGTTCGATCGTCGACGGCTTCCTGCGGGGCGGTCGCGAAGAGGGCGGTACTGGCATCGGCTATTTCCTGACGGTGATCGTCGCGCAGATCGTCCTGGGTCTGTTCGCCACGATGATCGTCATGTGGTTCTCGCGTTTCCGTGAGTTCCGCGCCGACGCCGGCGGTGCGCGCCTGGCCGGCAAGGGCGCCATGATCGCCGCGCTGCAGCGCCTGGCGGACGGCCGGGGCGACAACACCTTGCCGAAGGAGATCTCGGCGTTCGGTGTATCGGGCAACTGGGGGCGCCTGTTCTCCAGTCACCCGCCGATCGAAGAGCGCATCGAAGCGCTGCGTCGGGCGGCGTAA
- a CDS encoding ADP-ribosylglycohydrolase family protein has translation MSATPNTDSYVGCLLGGAVGDALGAPVEFLNRAQIRERYGIAGITELEPAADGMALITDDTQMTLFTAEGLLRAWVRGCFKGITTHAGVTANAYLRWLHTQGEQAPLAHHLESGWLVQHPALHARRAPGNTCLCALRSMRQLGEAAFNSSKGCGGVMRVAPVGLFAHQLGWQVSPEKAFALGAELAGLTHGHPTGRYSAGVLAMLVLLLLDGAPLRAAVTATLPVLSTHTGHEETSAAIQLALTLADASLPPESAIGQLGQGWIAEEALAIALYCALKAGNFREGVVIAVNHDGDSDSTGAIAGNLLGLIHGVAGIPAPWLERLELREVIREIALDLARFRDWDIGEYSRDAALNEAIWGKYPGF, from the coding sequence ATGAGCGCAACGCCTAATACCGACAGCTACGTCGGCTGCCTGCTCGGCGGCGCCGTGGGCGACGCGCTCGGTGCGCCGGTCGAGTTTCTGAACCGCGCCCAGATCCGTGAACGGTATGGCATTGCCGGTATCACGGAGCTGGAACCAGCCGCCGACGGCATGGCGCTGATCACCGACGACACCCAGATGACACTGTTCACCGCCGAAGGGCTGCTGCGGGCGTGGGTCCGCGGTTGCTTCAAGGGGATCACCACGCATGCCGGCGTGACCGCCAACGCTTATCTGCGTTGGCTGCACACCCAGGGCGAGCAGGCTCCTCTGGCCCACCACCTCGAATCCGGCTGGCTGGTGCAGCATCCGGCCCTGCACGCGCGACGCGCGCCGGGGAACACGTGCCTGTGCGCCTTACGGTCAATGCGCCAGCTCGGCGAGGCGGCGTTCAACAGCAGCAAGGGCTGCGGCGGCGTCATGCGCGTGGCACCGGTGGGGTTGTTCGCGCACCAGCTGGGCTGGCAGGTGAGCCCGGAAAAGGCATTCGCCTTGGGCGCCGAACTCGCCGGGCTGACACATGGCCACCCGACCGGCCGTTATTCCGCCGGCGTGCTGGCAATGCTGGTGCTCCTGCTACTCGACGGCGCGCCACTGCGCGCCGCTGTCACGGCGACCCTGCCGGTGTTGTCGACCCACACCGGCCATGAAGAAACCAGCGCCGCGATCCAGTTGGCGCTGACACTGGCAGATGCCAGCCTCCCGCCGGAGTCCGCGATCGGACAGCTAGGCCAGGGCTGGATCGCGGAGGAAGCACTCGCCATCGCACTCTATTGCGCTCTGAAGGCCGGCAATTTTCGCGAGGGCGTCGTCATCGCCGTCAATCACGACGGCGACTCGGATTCCACCGGCGCCATTGCCGGCAACCTGCTCGGATTGATCCACGGTGTGGCCGGTATACCCGCACCCTGGCTGGAACGCCTGGAACTGCGCGAGGTGATCCGGGAGATCGCCCTGGATCTGGCCCGGTTCCGGGATTGGGATATCGGCGAGTACAGCCGTGATGCCGCCTTGAACGAGGCGATCTGGGGCAAATATCCCGGGTTCTGA
- a CDS encoding metalloregulator ArsR/SmtB family transcription factor: protein MPVDKVFEALASTARRKILAYLNQGELSAGEIAERFDFSKPALSGHLRILEEAGLITREKRGQFVFFKLVPERLANTIFAWAAEVCPVAGPLKRESRARARSKKLREEGQ, encoded by the coding sequence CTGCCCGTGGACAAGGTATTTGAAGCCCTCGCTTCGACAGCCCGGCGCAAGATTCTGGCTTACCTGAATCAGGGTGAGCTCAGCGCCGGGGAAATCGCCGAACGCTTCGACTTCAGCAAGCCGGCGCTTTCCGGCCATCTTCGCATTCTTGAAGAGGCCGGGCTCATCACCCGCGAGAAACGCGGACAGTTCGTGTTCTTCAAGCTGGTTCCGGAGCGGCTGGCAAACACCATATTCGCCTGGGCGGCGGAAGTCTGCCCGGTGGCCGGCCCGCTCAAGCGCGAGAGCCGCGCCCGGGCCCGCTCGAAGAAACTGCGCGAGGAAGGGCAATGA
- a CDS encoding DUF2867 domain-containing protein, with protein MNTTREAPATVLSRVVQTFPSTCLPSESGGLPVEVSLIAQLGPGAGDHLYHSVTARQKAHDSFVDALDEPSARLGGMDLSRGDPTSLYTFAVGAKGHPFHRHAGHRVFTAISGSGGAQLRFSSATREQVTNDPASFVRALRYVDIPPDCLFTVRFSGETWHQFAPLRPHSPHPAFFALSCHTNELGGDLPEPVRAQVLANAATIPDLTELLPQSVATLLQSPAFDPASVPRIALSLTAPAESFQSAICKSVRRIAGTVRAAWSRRCGSVGFLSRSFAWPVVAQPDLPAGTLLAIPFRDRCDHQDLFHLDVPAGTAMEMPAAAWLEAVLDGFLSNPPPGVSRLMALRNRLVRPLGLRTSPLGCPVSSLLGSQRDHLFAGRFPVLDQRLADDGRTAEVLLGADDKHLRFRSCVSVSVRDDGSVRFALGTRVQCRNLFGRFYMGAIDRIHRSYIAPTMLRMAVDYVLSHHAANAATASPRPRVAVFPLAIAATDR; from the coding sequence ATGAACACCACACGGGAAGCGCCGGCAACGGTGTTGAGCAGGGTCGTGCAGACCTTTCCATCGACCTGCCTTCCATCCGAATCCGGCGGACTGCCAGTCGAAGTGTCGCTGATCGCCCAGCTCGGGCCCGGCGCCGGCGACCACCTCTATCACAGCGTTACGGCGCGCCAGAAAGCGCACGACAGTTTTGTCGATGCGCTGGATGAGCCGTCCGCGCGTCTGGGCGGAATGGATCTGTCGCGCGGCGATCCCACGTCGCTGTACACCTTTGCAGTCGGTGCCAAGGGGCATCCCTTCCATCGCCACGCCGGGCACCGCGTGTTCACGGCCATTTCCGGCAGTGGCGGCGCCCAGCTGCGCTTTTCCAGCGCCACGCGCGAGCAGGTGACGAACGATCCGGCAAGCTTCGTGCGCGCACTGCGCTATGTCGACATCCCGCCGGATTGCCTCTTCACCGTGCGCTTCAGCGGCGAAACCTGGCATCAGTTTGCACCCTTGCGTCCGCATTCGCCGCATCCGGCATTTTTTGCCTTGTCGTGCCATACCAATGAGTTGGGTGGCGACCTGCCCGAACCTGTCCGCGCCCAGGTACTGGCCAACGCGGCCACCATTCCCGACCTGACCGAGTTGTTGCCGCAAAGCGTCGCCACCTTGCTGCAAAGCCCGGCGTTTGATCCGGCGTCCGTGCCCCGCATCGCGTTGTCGTTGACGGCGCCGGCCGAGTCGTTTCAAAGCGCGATCTGCAAGTCCGTCCGTCGCATCGCCGGTACGGTGCGTGCGGCCTGGAGCCGCCGCTGCGGCTCCGTCGGGTTTCTGTCGCGCAGTTTTGCGTGGCCGGTGGTCGCGCAGCCGGATTTGCCGGCGGGCACGTTGCTGGCCATTCCGTTCCGTGACCGGTGCGACCACCAGGATCTTTTCCATCTCGACGTGCCGGCGGGTACGGCCATGGAGATGCCGGCTGCTGCGTGGCTGGAAGCCGTGCTCGACGGCTTCCTGTCCAATCCGCCGCCCGGCGTGTCGCGGTTGATGGCGCTGCGCAACCGGCTCGTGCGTCCGCTGGGATTGCGGACTTCACCGTTGGGGTGCCCGGTGTCCTCCCTGTTGGGCAGCCAGCGTGACCACCTGTTCGCCGGTCGTTTCCCGGTGCTCGATCAACGGCTCGCGGATGACGGACGCACGGCCGAAGTGTTGCTCGGTGCCGACGACAAGCACCTGCGATTCCGCTCCTGCGTCAGCGTATCCGTCCGCGATGACGGCTCGGTGCGGTTTGCCCTGGGCACGCGCGTCCAATGCCGCAACCTGTTCGGACGTTTCTACATGGGCGCGATCGATCGCATCCATCGCAGCTACATTGCACCAACCATGCTGCGCATGGCGGTCGACTACGTCCTCTCGCACCACGCCGCAAACGCGGCTACGGCTTCACCACGCCCCCGCGTCGCGGTCTTTCCATTGGCGATCGCCGCGACCGACCGCTAA
- a CDS encoding dimethylarginine dimethylaminohydrolase family protein — MFSQALVRPPSLNFADGLTREDLGAPDFPKALAQHERYCEALQRCGLTLTRLPPDARFPDGTFVEDTAVLMPNCSVLTLPGAESRAGEVDAIRDALLRQGHRLVQIQAPGSVDGGDICETGDHVLIGISARTNEEGARQLAAFLADAGYTSECVDIRAIDSILHLKSGLSWLGDNRVLLIEALAGHPAFARYERIVIDADEAYAANAIRVNDHVLLAAGYPRTAERLRQAGYSLVELDMSEYRKMDGGLSCLSLRY, encoded by the coding sequence GTGTTCAGCCAAGCACTCGTCCGCCCGCCCAGTCTCAATTTTGCCGACGGATTGACGCGCGAAGATCTCGGAGCGCCGGATTTCCCCAAGGCCCTGGCGCAGCACGAGCGCTACTGCGAAGCGTTGCAGCGGTGTGGATTGACCTTGACACGCCTGCCGCCGGATGCGCGTTTTCCCGACGGTACCTTTGTGGAAGATACGGCCGTACTGATGCCGAATTGCTCCGTGCTCACCTTGCCGGGCGCGGAAAGCCGGGCGGGAGAAGTGGACGCCATTCGCGACGCCCTGTTGCGACAGGGGCACCGGCTGGTGCAGATCCAGGCGCCGGGCAGTGTCGATGGTGGCGATATCTGCGAAACCGGCGACCACGTCCTCATCGGCATCTCCGCACGAACCAATGAGGAAGGTGCCCGCCAGCTGGCCGCGTTTCTCGCCGATGCCGGCTACACCAGCGAGTGCGTGGATATCCGTGCGATCGATTCGATCCTGCACCTCAAGAGCGGCCTGAGCTGGTTGGGTGACAACCGCGTGCTGCTGATCGAGGCGCTGGCCGGTCACCCGGCGTTTGCCCGCTACGAGCGCATCGTGATTGACGCCGACGAGGCGTACGCCGCCAATGCCATCCGCGTCAATGACCATGTGCTTCTCGCAGCAGGCTATCCGCGAACGGCAGAGCGCCTGCGCCAGGCCGGGTATTCCCTGGTCGAGCTGGATATGAGCGAGTACCGCAAGATGGACGGCGGCTTGAGCTGCCTGTCGCTGCGATACTGA
- a CDS encoding choice-of-anchor Q domain-containing protein gives MPVSIHRTRALALVSACLTLPAIAATIPVDGTLCTLPDAIGAANGNTAVGGCVAGNGADTLELGANVVLTAARGGIVLGGAAGLPDISSTITLVGSPGGTVRLIQRNSQWQCAAADPDAFRLFTVTATGNLTLRNLTLKNGCVAPFSGDAHGGAILVDGGDLTLDNVTVDGHRARSGAGGEAGGGAIAVVNGGDVRIDASRLENNLATSADNLADDAHSGAAYGGALSLRDAASRVSMGTSIVRGNVVLPGSAESAAHGCGGAIALRGGTLSLRSSLLTQNTVNGGATTQSTPGIGRGGALCQTGGTLGVIGSALVENDAIGGAGLGQFGDGDGMGGGISVTSATQSRLENVTISGNRAAGGHEITRGIGGGVVLETAGVVLARVTVAGNTVEGSAGSKAGGLWITHDATIFQSIFADNADGDCRPSTPGLDWSAGYNLVENSGCTLESNDISGLDPRLEALADNGCVTGQQLPDGSCAPTHAIAQSGEFSGGSFLRTASPALDASLCIEGPGLLDQRGYTRPQDIAFVGSANTTCDIGAFEAIDSDADGITNTRDACLGNDASGDVDDDHVCADRDDNDNDPTIGVSLFADGFE, from the coding sequence ATGCCCGTTTCGATCCACCGTACCCGCGCACTTGCCCTGGTTTCCGCGTGCCTGACCCTGCCTGCGATCGCCGCCACCATTCCGGTGGACGGAACGCTGTGCACCCTGCCCGACGCGATCGGCGCGGCCAACGGCAATACGGCCGTCGGCGGCTGTGTCGCCGGCAACGGGGCGGATACGCTGGAGCTGGGCGCGAACGTCGTACTGACTGCTGCGCGCGGCGGCATCGTTCTGGGCGGCGCGGCCGGCCTGCCCGATATCAGTAGCACGATCACGCTGGTGGGCAGTCCCGGTGGCACCGTACGGCTGATCCAACGCAATTCCCAATGGCAATGCGCCGCGGCCGATCCCGACGCATTCCGGCTTTTTACGGTGACGGCCACCGGCAACCTGACCTTGCGCAACCTCACCCTGAAAAACGGCTGCGTCGCGCCCTTTTCCGGCGATGCGCACGGCGGCGCGATCCTGGTGGACGGCGGCGACCTCACCCTCGACAACGTGACCGTCGACGGGCATCGCGCGCGCAGTGGGGCGGGCGGTGAAGCCGGAGGTGGTGCCATCGCCGTCGTCAACGGCGGCGACGTACGCATCGATGCTTCGCGGCTGGAGAACAATCTCGCCACCAGCGCCGACAATCTCGCCGACGACGCCCACTCGGGCGCCGCCTACGGTGGTGCGCTTTCCCTGCGCGATGCGGCCTCGCGCGTGAGCATGGGCACCAGCATCGTGCGCGGCAATGTCGTGCTGCCCGGCAGCGCCGAATCCGCGGCGCACGGCTGCGGCGGCGCGATCGCCCTGCGCGGGGGAACGCTATCGTTGCGTTCGTCCCTGCTCACGCAGAACACGGTCAATGGCGGCGCGACCACGCAATCCACGCCCGGCATCGGACGCGGTGGTGCGCTGTGCCAGACCGGCGGAACGCTCGGCGTCATCGGGTCGGCACTGGTCGAGAACGACGCCATCGGCGGCGCCGGCCTCGGCCAGTTCGGCGACGGAGACGGCATGGGCGGGGGAATCAGCGTAACGAGTGCAACGCAGTCGCGCCTGGAGAACGTCACCATCAGCGGCAATCGCGCCGCGGGCGGTCATGAGATCACCCGGGGCATCGGCGGCGGCGTGGTCCTGGAAACAGCGGGCGTCGTCCTGGCCCGCGTCACCGTGGCGGGGAACACCGTGGAAGGCAGCGCCGGAAGCAAAGCCGGCGGTTTGTGGATCACCCATGATGCCACGATTTTCCAGTCGATCTTCGCGGACAACGCCGACGGTGACTGCCGTCCGAGCACACCGGGACTGGACTGGTCCGCAGGGTACAACCTGGTCGAGAACAGCGGTTGCACGCTCGAATCGAACGATATTTCCGGGCTCGACCCCCGACTGGAAGCGCTGGCCGACAATGGTTGCGTGACAGGCCAGCAGCTACCGGATGGCAGCTGCGCACCGACGCACGCCATTGCGCAAAGCGGCGAATTTTCCGGCGGGAGTTTCCTGCGCACCGCGAGCCCGGCCCTCGATGCCTCGCTGTGCATCGAAGGCCCGGGCCTGCTGGATCAGCGCGGTTACACCCGGCCGCAGGACATCGCCTTCGTCGGCAGCGCCAACACCACGTGTGATATCGGCGCGTTCGAGGCGATCGACAGCGACGCCGACGGCATCACGAACACGCGGGACGCATGCCTTGGCAACGACGCCAGTGGCGACGTCGATGACGATCACGTCTGCGCAGACCGCGACGACAACGATAACGACCCGACGATCGGCGTGTCGTTGTTCGCAGACGGCTTCGAATGA
- a CDS encoding copper homeostasis protein CutC, with amino-acid sequence MPLLEIAANSISSALAAQEGGADRIELCCSLDEGGLTPSFGVIATVRDRLRIPIHVLIRPRPGDFLYDEADCEAMIRDIQACVRLGCEGVVIGALDPDGNIDRTVCRPLIEAAGPLEITFHRAIDAARNPEDALEQVAALGCHRVLTSGACRSAATGADAIARLVARAGDRIDIMAGGGITPENLVPLARATGARHFHASAKTVHRSDMRWRNEALAGLDPDHVRTSVLAVRELVAALRSV; translated from the coding sequence ATGCCACTTCTGGAAATTGCCGCCAATTCCATTTCATCCGCCCTCGCCGCACAGGAAGGCGGCGCCGACCGGATCGAGCTGTGCTGCAGCCTGGATGAAGGCGGGCTGACGCCTTCCTTTGGCGTGATTGCCACCGTGCGGGATCGCCTGCGCATTCCCATCCACGTGCTGATCCGCCCGCGACCGGGCGACTTTCTCTACGACGAAGCGGACTGCGAGGCCATGATCCGCGATATCCAGGCCTGCGTCCGGCTGGGATGCGAAGGGGTCGTGATCGGCGCGCTGGATCCGGACGGAAATATCGACCGTACGGTGTGTCGTCCACTCATTGAAGCGGCCGGGCCGCTCGAGATCACCTTCCATCGGGCGATCGATGCCGCGCGGAATCCCGAAGATGCGCTGGAACAGGTCGCGGCGCTGGGTTGCCACCGCGTACTGACATCAGGTGCCTGCCGCAGTGCCGCGACCGGTGCGGACGCTATCGCCCGGCTCGTCGCCCGCGCCGGCGACCGCATCGACATCATGGCCGGTGGCGGCATTACGCCCGAAAATCTGGTGCCGCTAGCCCGCGCCACGGGGGCGCGGCATTTCCATGCATCGGCGAAAACCGTGCATCGCTCCGACATGCGCTGGCGCAACGAAGCGCTGGCGGGACTGGATCCGGATCACGTCCGTACCAGCGTACTGGCGGTGCGCGAGCTGGTGGCAGCCCTGCGATCCGTGTGA
- a CDS encoding N(4)-(beta-N-acetylglucosaminyl)-L-asparaginase — protein sequence MTERREVLRALILAGSAALSPRPADAGVRPTRPRRPRVLSTWDFGIAANHAAWERLNAGGTVLDAAETGARIPEADLANHSVGKGGYPDRDGIVTLDASIMDGDGRCGAVAGMEDIAHPISVARRVMEKTPHVLLVGAGARQFAIEQGFAPENLLTAEAEAAWREWRKTSRYEPVINRENVDYRQSLPGGKDNHDTIGLLVVDAQGRLAGACTTSGMAWKRHGRVGDSPVIGAGLYVDNAVGAATSTGVGEEVIRTAGSFLVVELMRQGRSPQRACEEAVRRIVRRHPDGAKTLQVGFLALGRDGEVGAYAIQPGFTYAVCDEEKQDRLVSAPSFHR from the coding sequence ATGACGGAACGACGGGAAGTTCTCCGGGCGCTGATCCTGGCTGGCAGCGCCGCCTTGTCACCCCGACCGGCAGACGCCGGGGTACGCCCCACCAGGCCGCGAAGGCCCCGCGTACTGTCGACCTGGGATTTCGGTATTGCGGCCAATCACGCCGCCTGGGAACGCCTGAACGCAGGCGGCACGGTGCTCGACGCCGCCGAGACGGGCGCACGCATTCCCGAAGCGGACCTCGCCAATCACAGTGTCGGCAAGGGCGGCTATCCCGACCGCGACGGTATCGTGACCCTCGACGCCAGCATCATGGACGGCGACGGCCGTTGCGGCGCGGTGGCCGGCATGGAAGATATCGCCCACCCCATTTCGGTCGCTCGCCGCGTCATGGAGAAGACGCCGCACGTGCTGCTCGTGGGCGCCGGCGCCCGGCAATTTGCGATTGAACAGGGCTTCGCGCCGGAAAACCTGCTGACCGCCGAGGCGGAAGCGGCGTGGCGCGAATGGCGCAAGACCTCGCGCTACGAACCGGTGATCAATCGCGAAAATGTGGATTACCGGCAAAGCCTGCCCGGCGGCAAGGACAACCACGACACGATCGGTCTGCTGGTTGTCGACGCCCAGGGACGCCTGGCTGGCGCATGTACGACCAGTGGCATGGCGTGGAAACGGCACGGACGCGTCGGCGACAGCCCGGTCATCGGCGCCGGCCTGTATGTCGACAACGCGGTGGGCGCAGCCACCTCCACCGGCGTAGGCGAGGAAGTCATTCGCACGGCCGGGAGTTTTCTGGTAGTTGAACTCATGCGCCAGGGCCGCAGCCCGCAGCGCGCCTGCGAGGAAGCCGTGCGCCGCATCGTGCGTCGGCATCCGGACGGCGCAAAGACGCTGCAGGTCGGGTTTCTCGCACTGGGGCGCGACGGCGAAGTGGGCGCGTACGCGATCCAGCCCGGCTTTACCTACGCTGTTTGCGACGAGGAAAAGCAGGATCGGCTCGTGTCGGCGCCGTCCTTCCACCGCTGA